The proteins below are encoded in one region of Patescibacteria group bacterium:
- a CDS encoding peptidoglycan recognition family protein, with amino-acid sequence MELKPDKIKYLVIHHSATARDTTTFDAVKRYHISKGWGDIGYHFFITASGKVMAGRSENTIGAHCVADSMNFKSLGICLPGNFMTEVPTVEQLSSLLDLLKKLMSKYSIPKENVLGHREVSGASTACPGDNLQKWVSNFRGQKSETDRSVIAEQVMNHLEQAIDKLKQIL; translated from the coding sequence ATGGAACTTAAACCTGACAAAATCAAATATTTGGTTATCCATCATTCTGCGACCGCCAGAGATACCACGACATTCGATGCGGTAAAAAGATATCACATCTCAAAAGGTTGGGGTGACATCGGATACCACTTTTTTATAACAGCCAGCGGTAAAGTGATGGCTGGACGATCTGAAAATACGATTGGGGCACATTGTGTAGCCGACAGCATGAATTTCAAATCGCTTGGAATTTGTCTGCCCGGAAACTTCATGACTGAAGTACCGACCGTTGAACAATTATCCTCTTTGTTGGATTTACTCAAAAAGCTGATGTCGAAGTACAGCATTCCGAAAGAGAATGTTCTCGGCCATCGTGAGGTCAGCGGAGCTTCGACAGCTTGCCCGGGAGATAATCTCCAAAAATGGGTATCTAATTTTAGAGGGCAAAAGAGCGAAACTGACCGATCTGTGATTGCCGAACAGGTCATGAACCATTTAGAACAAGCAATCGATAAATTAAAACAAATACTATGA
- a CDS encoding PH domain-containing protein codes for MELNKTYKFPPIFISFLYAKLTLLLLLISTPFLFLGLNGWFVIVICLFIFLGLPFALYFALDYNNTSFSVEENKITLNWGIISKKSKTIVFDSIQNVTIISGLLARIFGIFVLRIWTASPGQIHKDSPDGVLYLAALDAGWLKNFMTANRLKQ; via the coding sequence ATGGAGCTAAATAAAACATATAAATTCCCCCCAATATTTATATCATTCTTGTATGCAAAATTAACTCTACTTTTATTATTGATTTCTACCCCATTCCTTTTTCTCGGTCTTAATGGTTGGTTTGTCATAGTAATCTGCTTGTTTATTTTTCTCGGCCTCCCATTCGCTCTTTATTTTGCTCTAGATTACAACAATACTTCATTTTCAGTTGAAGAAAACAAGATAACGTTAAACTGGGGAATTATCTCAAAAAAATCAAAAACAATAGTGTTCGATTCAATTCAGAATGTAACGATCATCAGCGGATTATTGGCCAGAATATTCGGAATTTTCGTGCTTCGTATTTGGACGGCTTCACCAGGGCAAATTCACAAGGATTCTCCAGATGGTGTTTTATATCTTGCGGCTCTTGACGCCGGGTGGCTTAAGAATTTTATGACCGCAAATAGATTGAAGCAATAG
- a CDS encoding reverse transcriptase: MKTHSHIFPQVVAWPNLYLASYETSRGKRFCPSTLKFNWDLETNISTLQQRLSGQTYRPGPYRPFMVYDSKKREILAPTFPDRVVHSALHRIIEPIFDPSFIFDSYACRKGKGTHRAIKRLQSFLKSAFMTGSRPSAASLERERERG, encoded by the coding sequence ATGAAAACCCACTCTCACATCTTTCCTCAAGTCGTCGCTTGGCCGAATCTGTATTTAGCCTCATACGAAACCAGCCGAGGTAAACGTTTTTGTCCTTCAACCCTCAAATTCAACTGGGATCTTGAAACCAATATTTCTACTCTTCAACAAAGATTGTCGGGCCAAACTTATCGCCCCGGCCCATATCGTCCTTTTATGGTCTATGATTCCAAAAAGCGAGAGATTTTAGCTCCGACTTTTCCCGACCGCGTGGTTCATAGCGCTTTGCATCGTATTATTGAGCCCATCTTTGACCCTTCCTTTATCTTCGACTCCTATGCTTGTCGCAAAGGTAAAGGCACGCATCGAGCTATCAAAAGACTACAGAGTTTTTTAAAAAGCGCCTTTATGACCGGTAGCCGACCGAGCGCAGCGAGTTTAGAGAGAGAGAGAGAGAGAGGATAA
- a CDS encoding RNA-directed DNA polymerase: MQGDISRYFQNIDHDILFNLIQKKIRDKFVLRLIKIIIDSHAPGLPIGNLTSQLFANIYLNELDKFVKHTLGLRYYLRYMDDFLILVYSKQEAWQLKNQIENFLRERLKLRLNPKRLVIAPAIRGIDFLGYVVFPNYRLLRKSTVKRCLKRFKKGVKKFGPSFLAGQDFQKSWVSWAGYAKFARSWQLRKKILKMLQNYAQASCHKL, translated from the coding sequence TTGCAGGGTGATATCAGCCGCTATTTTCAGAATATCGATCACGATATTCTTTTTAATTTAATCCAAAAGAAAATCAGGGATAAGTTCGTCCTTCGCCTGATTAAAATCATCATTGACAGCCACGCCCCCGGTCTTCCTATTGGCAATTTAACCAGTCAACTATTTGCCAATATTTACCTCAATGAGTTGGATAAGTTTGTCAAACACACCTTGGGCTTAAGATATTACCTTCGTTATATGGACGACTTTTTAATTTTGGTATATAGTAAACAAGAAGCTTGGCAGTTGAAAAATCAGATTGAAAACTTCCTGCGAGAACGGCTGAAATTACGGCTTAATCCTAAAAGACTGGTGATCGCGCCGGCTATCAGAGGCATTGATTTTCTCGGCTACGTAGTTTTCCCCAATTATCGATTGCTAAGAAAATCAACAGTCAAAAGATGCCTCAAGAGATTTAAAAAGGGAGTTAAAAAATTTGGCCCATCTTTTTTGGCCGGTCAGGACTTCCAAAAATCCTGGGTTTCTTGGGCCGGTTATGCCAAGTTCGCCAGATCATGGCAACTAAGGAAAAAAATACTTAAGATGCTGCAAAATTACGCTCAAGCGAGTTGTCATAAGCTATGA
- a CDS encoding type II secretion system protein, with product MNHFMKFFCFQKLSQRRALTLVELMVVIGIIGILSAIAVASFNSARVKARDAVRAQNLKALSMALELYYANNNSYPSGDIGPSDSDSNYGFCLEQSTNFATLMSSYMTQIPKDPLFQDTAYPDHCYWYRTAGNGSQYHISVYVESSNYDPAQQDGGQETTSYEVYGGNNAQQLARGDVLVTKTGNNSYYFDRTGSVLNGKTGFYVMQYEAKYDTDADGKGNDAGTDVPPTGCRVSASYDTWDWANTSSPCPSSWNASQVVSSPEGSPIAGITHTQAISACPTGYHLITNDEWMAIARDAEQVQANWANNQIGSTVASGGGLKRGNVGITDSASYNGADPEKGLGRNSKAMLTLSNGSTIWDISGNVYEHVSFTPSGADATHQELDQPDDDDVSGWNYYEFTALNNNGANTFTTGYTDGKAVFRPSDDTWNSNYGVGKIYANSNSAAVTARVFVRGGNWHNTSRAGVFGLDLHWTASGSSYDVGFRCAR from the coding sequence ATGAATCATTTCATGAAGTTTTTTTGTTTCCAAAAATTATCTCAGCGACGAGCTCTTACACTGGTCGAACTTATGGTCGTGATCGGCATTATTGGCATTTTGTCGGCTATAGCTGTGGCCAGCTTTAATTCGGCTCGGGTCAAAGCCAGAGACGCGGTTAGAGCCCAGAATCTTAAAGCCCTGTCTATGGCCCTGGAGCTTTACTATGCTAACAACAATTCCTATCCTAGCGGCGATATTGGGCCTTCAGATAGCGACTCTAATTATGGTTTTTGTTTGGAACAATCAACGAACTTTGCCACTTTAATGAGTTCATATATGACCCAAATTCCCAAAGACCCCCTTTTCCAAGATACGGCCTACCCCGATCATTGCTATTGGTATCGTACCGCTGGTAACGGCTCTCAATACCACATCTCGGTTTATGTCGAATCATCTAATTACGATCCGGCTCAGCAAGACGGCGGACAGGAAACCACCTCTTACGAAGTTTATGGCGGCAATAATGCCCAGCAATTAGCTCGAGGTGATGTTCTCGTGACCAAAACCGGCAACAACTCCTATTATTTTGACCGCACCGGCTCAGTTCTCAATGGTAAGACTGGTTTTTACGTTATGCAATACGAAGCTAAATATGACACTGACGCAGATGGCAAGGGCAATGATGCCGGTACCGATGTGCCGCCAACTGGATGTCGAGTCAGTGCTTCTTACGACACTTGGGATTGGGCCAACACCTCTTCTCCTTGTCCGTCTTCCTGGAATGCCAGCCAAGTGGTTTCTTCTCCGGAAGGATCGCCCATCGCCGGCATTACCCATACTCAAGCCATATCAGCCTGTCCGACCGGCTATCATTTGATTACCAACGACGAATGGATGGCCATTGCTCGAGACGCGGAACAAGTCCAAGCAAACTGGGCTAACAATCAAATCGGCTCGACCGTGGCTTCTGGCGGCGGCTTAAAACGAGGCAATGTCGGCATTACCGATTCAGCCAGCTACAATGGCGCTGATCCGGAAAAGGGCCTAGGCAGAAATTCCAAAGCTATGTTGACCTTAAGTAACGGTTCAACTATTTGGGATATTTCTGGCAATGTCTACGAACACGTGTCTTTTACGCCGTCTGGCGCTGACGCTACCCACCAAGAATTGGACCAACCAGACGATGACGATGTTTCAGGTTGGAATTACTATGAATTTACCGCTTTGAATAATAACGGGGCCAATACTTTTACTACCGGCTACACTGACGGCAAGGCGGTTTTTCGTCCCTCTGACGATACTTGGAATTCAAATTATGGTGTGGGCAAGATTTATGCCAACTCAAACTCAGCCGCTGTCACCGCTCGCGTGTTCGTTCGTGGCGGCAACTGGCACAATACGTCCCGTGCCGGAGTCTTCGGCTTGGACTTGCATTGGACCGCGTCGGGTTCGAGCTACGATGTTGGTTTTCGCTGCGCCCGGTAG
- a CDS encoding NYN domain-containing protein — MMVTAKGNCDADLVLKTTQEAYENLFDKAAIVSSDGDYAGLVKFLQDKNKLAIVLSPNLENKCSILLKRTNARIAYLNDQKSILELK; from the coding sequence ATGATGGTGACGGCAAAGGGCAATTGCGATGCCGATTTGGTCTTAAAGACAACCCAAGAAGCTTATGAAAATTTATTTGATAAAGCTGCTATTGTTTCCAGCGACGGCGATTACGCTGGGTTAGTAAAATTTCTTCAAGATAAAAATAAATTGGCGATAGTTCTTTCGCCAAATTTAGAAAATAAATGTTCGATTTTATTAAAAAGGACAAATGCGCGCATCGCTTATCTTAACGATCAAAAATCAATTTTAGAACTAAAATGA
- the avd gene encoding diversity-generating retroelement protein Avd: MLQNLPIFQKIYDLILWLHPVINKFPKSQRFILGQQTENTALEIIKNVIAANAERNKTAYLKQASIDLDKLRILIRLSKDLKFISLKQYSLAAEKINEVGKMLGGWLKSSC; the protein is encoded by the coding sequence ATGCTTCAAAATCTACCGATTTTTCAAAAAATTTACGATTTAATCCTTTGGCTGCATCCGGTAATTAATAAATTTCCCAAGTCGCAGCGCTTTATCTTGGGCCAGCAGACGGAAAATACAGCCTTGGAAATTATCAAAAACGTCATTGCCGCCAACGCCGAAAGAAACAAGACGGCCTATCTTAAACAAGCCAGTATTGATTTAGATAAATTAAGAATTTTAATTCGTTTAAGTAAGGACTTGAAATTTATCAGTCTCAAACAATATAGCTTGGCCGCGGAGAAAATTAATGAAGTCGGCAAAATGCTCGGCGGTTGGCTGAAGAGCAGTTGTTAA
- a CDS encoding reverse transcriptase/maturase family protein → MKIYSHLFEKIISLENLFSAWDEFRQDKKKKSDILKFEFNLEPNIFQLYRDLQNHAYKHGPYTSFFITDPKQRHIHKALVRDRVLHHAVFTVLNPIFEPTFIGHSFSCRINKGAHKAVNCLTKILRATSANHTKPCFILKCDISKFFASVDHDTLLEIVSRKIKDDKAMWLIKEIIESFCSNQSDLFKKRGLPIGNLTSQLFANIYLNEFDQFVKHELQIKKYLRYTDDFIVVANDKKYLRKILKAMKKLLEQKLFLKIHPKKIIIRKFDQGIDFLGHLLLPYYRLIKTKTKQRIMRKLRGRIKEYKNGIISEKTLEQSLQSYLGVLSHANTYKLGQYLKNQFWWWLKD, encoded by the coding sequence ATGAAGATCTATAGCCATCTGTTTGAAAAGATCATCTCTTTGGAAAATCTGTTTTCAGCTTGGGACGAATTTCGCCAAGATAAAAAGAAAAAATCAGATATCCTGAAGTTTGAATTTAATTTAGAGCCCAATATTTTCCAATTGTACCGGGACTTACAAAACCATGCTTACAAGCATGGCCCATACACATCTTTCTTTATTACCGATCCCAAACAACGGCACATTCACAAAGCCTTGGTTCGTGACCGCGTACTGCATCATGCGGTTTTTACTGTTTTGAATCCAATTTTTGAACCAACCTTTATCGGCCATTCTTTCTCTTGTCGAATTAACAAAGGAGCACACAAGGCCGTGAATTGTCTAACCAAAATTCTACGAGCTACTAGTGCTAATCACACCAAACCTTGTTTTATCCTCAAATGCGATATCAGTAAATTCTTTGCCAGCGTGGATCATGATACTCTATTAGAAATTGTCAGCAGAAAGATAAAAGACGACAAGGCAATGTGGTTAATTAAGGAAATTATTGAAAGTTTTTGCTCTAATCAATCCGATCTATTTAAAAAGAGAGGCCTCCCGATTGGTAATTTGACCTCTCAATTATTTGCGAATATCTATCTTAACGAGTTTGACCAATTTGTAAAGCATGAATTACAAATTAAAAAATATTTGCGCTATACAGATGATTTTATTGTCGTGGCTAATGATAAAAAATATCTAAGAAAAATATTAAAAGCGATGAAAAAACTTTTAGAGCAAAAATTATTCTTAAAAATTCATCCGAAGAAAATTATCATTCGTAAATTTGATCAGGGCATTGATTTTCTAGGCCACCTACTCCTACCCTATTACCGCCTAATCAAAACTAAAACGAAACAAAGAATAATGCGAAAGTTAAGGGGCCGAATTAAAGAATATAAAAATGGTATAATTAGCGAGAAGACGCTCGAACAATCGCTCCAATCATATCTCGGTGTATTGTCACATGCTAATACTTACAAATTAGGCCAATATCTCAAAAATCAATTTTGGTGGTGGTTGAAAGATTAA
- a CDS encoding four helix bundle protein, with amino-acid sequence MPNEFDVPILKNIYDLYKIFYGFRHGVSKQDRYTIWQKSENLILEIIEAILLASQQSKINKVPTLERASAKLNFLRVFIRLMKEVKIIDQKKYLTLQEAVDEIGRMLGGWLKSSKDF; translated from the coding sequence ATGCCCAACGAATTCGACGTTCCCATCTTAAAAAACATCTATGATCTCTACAAAATATTCTATGGTTTTCGCCACGGTGTTTCCAAACAGGATCGCTACACTATTTGGCAAAAATCAGAGAACCTGATTTTAGAGATTATTGAAGCCATTCTTTTGGCTAGCCAGCAGAGCAAGATTAATAAAGTGCCAACCCTTGAGCGAGCTAGCGCTAAACTTAACTTCTTGCGAGTTTTTATACGCTTGATGAAAGAAGTCAAAATCATTGACCAGAAAAAGTATCTAACCTTGCAAGAAGCTGTTGATGAAATTGGCCGGATGCTTGGTGGTTGGTTAAAATCTAGTAAAGATTTTTAA
- a CDS encoding recombinase family protein → MEQTKTLAKNQGLNQVIKAKYCLYARKSTESEERQVLSIDSQIKEMFQLAEKENLEVTAVKRESHSAKEAGQRPIFNEIIEEIKQGKYNAILTWAPDRISRNAGDLGKIVDLMDAKLLIEIRTFGQKFTNNPNEKFLLMILGSQAKLENDNRSINVKRGLRTRVEMGLWPGLAPLGYLNQKLMDKKCQIVVDPARAPIIKKMFEKVAYEYCSGIKLYNWLRFELNFYTRGNKPLTLSGIYRILDNSFYYGAFEHPRGSGNWYTGKHQPIITQELFEKAKAQLKRDQIVRENKEFAFTKLFTCGYCGSGISAEEKWKTLKDGSSAHYIYYGCSRAKDRNCKNKYIREEELIDELFKIIDIVSINELGIRVKLQDEIKRFNKLRKIVDSNTKTAPTLVEESEVNIREYAKYLLKEGGISDKRELLANLKSKLKYKDKKITVMEENK, encoded by the coding sequence ATGGAACAAACAAAAACCTTAGCAAAAAATCAAGGACTTAATCAAGTAATTAAGGCTAAATATTGCCTTTATGCTAGAAAAAGCACTGAAAGTGAAGAAAGACAGGTACTGTCGATTGATAGCCAGATTAAAGAAATGTTTCAATTGGCCGAAAAGGAAAACTTGGAGGTCACGGCCGTGAAGCGTGAGTCGCATTCAGCCAAAGAAGCAGGACAGAGGCCGATCTTCAATGAGATTATCGAAGAAATCAAACAGGGAAAATATAACGCTATTTTGACTTGGGCGCCAGATAGAATTTCAAGAAATGCCGGCGATCTGGGTAAAATAGTTGATTTAATGGATGCCAAGCTTTTAATAGAGATTCGTACGTTTGGCCAAAAATTTACCAATAACCCTAACGAGAAATTTCTGTTAATGATATTGGGTTCGCAAGCTAAACTGGAAAATGATAATCGCAGTATTAACGTTAAACGAGGATTGCGCACTAGGGTAGAAATGGGCTTATGGCCCGGACTAGCTCCCCTTGGATATCTAAACCAAAAATTGATGGATAAAAAATGCCAGATCGTCGTTGATCCGGCTAGGGCTCCAATAATTAAAAAAATGTTCGAAAAGGTTGCTTACGAATATTGTTCCGGCATTAAGCTGTACAACTGGCTAAGATTCGAGCTGAACTTCTATACTCGAGGCAATAAGCCGCTAACCCTAAGCGGGATTTATCGCATTCTAGACAATTCGTTCTATTATGGAGCTTTTGAACATCCCCGAGGCAGCGGCAACTGGTATACCGGCAAACATCAGCCAATTATCACTCAGGAATTATTTGAAAAGGCCAAAGCACAATTAAAAAGAGATCAGATCGTCCGAGAAAACAAGGAGTTCGCCTTCACTAAACTATTCACTTGCGGCTATTGCGGGTCAGGAATATCGGCTGAAGAAAAATGGAAAACCCTCAAAGATGGCAGCTCGGCTCATTATATTTATTACGGCTGCTCAAGGGCCAAAGATAGAAACTGTAAAAATAAATATATTAGGGAAGAGGAATTAATTGACGAATTGTTTAAGATTATAGATATTGTAAGTATCAATGAACTGGGGATAAGAGTTAAGCTCCAAGATGAAATTAAAAGATTTAATAAATTAAGAAAAATCGTTGACAGCAATACCAAAACCGCGCCAACCTTGGTTGAAGAAAGTGAAGTTAATATCCGCGAATATGCTAAGTATCTCTTAAAAGAAGGCGGTATCTCAGACAAACGGGAGCTACTGGCTAATCTAAAAAGCAAATTAAAATACAAAGATAAAAAGATTACCGTAATGGAAGAGAATAAATAA
- a CDS encoding thermonuclease family protein, with amino-acid sequence MKNKVINWLFILCLFLVSLSLTGCSSQTTNLINQPTNNVVNQTNSPTEAANEVVQNLQNNVVINNKDNSVVDNNQIPDYYSVTKVVDGDTFKVSINGSEKSIRLIGLDTPETVDPRKPVQCFGVAASNKAKELLSSKKVKLEADSSQGDLDKYGRLLRYAFLEDGTFFNKWMIANGYGHEYTYNLPYKYQTEFKEAERSAQTNKLGLWADGACDSQANTQSPVPATPAATGHVFYTSSYYTSKTYYCDTDLAWKNLSPKYLKQFSSEVELSKVYPTKTLHEPCK; translated from the coding sequence ATGAAAAACAAGGTTATTAATTGGCTATTTATTCTCTGTCTTTTTCTAGTTTCTTTATCTTTGACTGGCTGTTCAAGCCAGACCACTAATTTAATAAACCAGCCAACAAACAATGTTGTTAATCAAACTAATAGTCCGACAGAAGCAGCAAACGAGGTGGTGCAAAACCTTCAAAACAATGTTGTCATTAACAATAAAGATAATAGTGTGGTGGATAATAATCAAATCCCCGACTATTATTCTGTCACTAAGGTGGTTGACGGCGATACTTTTAAGGTCTCAATCAATGGCTCAGAAAAAAGCATTCGTTTGATCGGCCTTGATACGCCAGAAACTGTTGACCCAAGAAAGCCAGTTCAATGTTTTGGAGTTGCGGCATCAAATAAGGCCAAAGAGTTATTGTCTAGCAAAAAAGTAAAACTCGAAGCCGATTCATCTCAAGGCGATCTTGATAAATATGGCCGCTTGCTTCGTTATGCTTTTTTGGAAGACGGTACCTTCTTTAACAAGTGGATGATCGCTAACGGTTATGGTCATGAATATACGTACAATTTGCCGTATAAATACCAAACAGAGTTTAAAGAGGCCGAGAGATCAGCCCAAACCAATAAATTGGGCTTATGGGCCGACGGCGCCTGTGATAGTCAAGCCAATACACAATCCCCAGTTCCGGCCACACCAGCAGCTACGGGGCATGTTTTTTACACCTCATCTTACTACACCTCTAAAACCTATTATTGTGATACAGATTTGGCATGGAAAAATCTTAGCCCAAAATACCTGAAACAGTTTTCAAGCGAAGTAGAGCTATCAAAGGTTTATCCTACCAAGACTCTTCACGAACCATGCAAATAG
- a CDS encoding DNA methyltransferase gives METSVAKSILKVEYVSIDQLKPCEYNPRVWSDETSKNLKESIAKFGLIDPLIVNSALNRKGVVLGGNFRLKIVKELGFTTVPIVWVDIPGLELEKEINLRLNKNTGEFDWNILADFGEKMLGDVGFSSEEMDNIFGIDESPEIFDLKKELDKLNISQIEIQRGDVWQLGNHRLMCGDSTIENDVLRLMGNESADMCFTDPPYLLDYLKGKKKHGEAIEGFGLKRDRKYLETDELPPDFTEKWMANVAKIQKSDFSIIVFENPKNLKTIWLELEKHWKYRNTITWHVPNRCQGFAAKYKFFNKTDIAAVGTQGKVDLNLGPEEGLLQEEYENALYATSGKPHWESYEAGKKYCPTDYIEYTAADEKSSGQGIIFGTKPLEVLIPYLKVLTKRNDLIIEPFGGSGSTLIAAEKMKRRCYLMEKSPVYAEVIRNRWEKLTGVKAHKVL, from the coding sequence ATGGAAACTTCTGTCGCGAAGTCAATTCTAAAGGTCGAGTACGTTTCAATTGATCAACTAAAACCGTGTGAATATAATCCACGAGTCTGGTCAGATGAAACAAGCAAAAATCTAAAAGAATCAATTGCTAAATTCGGACTAATTGATCCTTTAATTGTTAATTCAGCGTTAAACCGCAAAGGGGTGGTGTTAGGCGGGAATTTTCGGTTAAAGATTGTCAAAGAATTGGGCTTTACCACCGTGCCCATTGTTTGGGTTGATATCCCAGGCCTAGAGCTTGAGAAAGAAATCAATCTTCGCCTCAATAAAAACACCGGTGAGTTTGATTGGAACATTTTGGCTGATTTTGGCGAAAAGATGCTGGGCGACGTTGGATTCTCTTCGGAAGAGATGGATAACATCTTTGGCATTGACGAAAGCCCAGAAATATTTGATCTAAAGAAAGAATTGGATAAATTAAACATTTCTCAAATTGAGATTCAAAGGGGCGACGTTTGGCAATTAGGTAATCACCGCTTAATGTGCGGCGATTCAACTATTGAAAATGACGTCTTGAGGCTAATGGGCAATGAAAGTGCAGATATGTGTTTCACTGACCCACCTTACCTCTTAGATTATTTAAAAGGCAAAAAGAAGCACGGCGAAGCAATCGAGGGATTTGGTTTAAAGCGAGATCGCAAATATCTGGAAACAGATGAATTGCCGCCGGACTTTACCGAAAAATGGATGGCTAATGTTGCCAAGATTCAAAAGTCCGACTTTTCAATTATTGTCTTTGAAAATCCCAAGAATCTTAAAACTATTTGGTTGGAATTAGAGAAACACTGGAAATACAGAAATACGATTACTTGGCATGTGCCAAACAGATGCCAGGGCTTTGCAGCTAAATATAAATTCTTCAATAAGACAGATATTGCCGCCGTGGGAACCCAGGGGAAAGTTGATTTGAATTTGGGGCCCGAAGAAGGATTACTGCAAGAGGAATATGAAAACGCTCTTTACGCCACTTCCGGCAAACCGCATTGGGAAAGCTACGAAGCCGGCAAGAAATATTGCCCCACCGATTATATCGAATATACGGCCGCCGACGAGAAAAGCTCAGGCCAAGGGATTATCTTCGGAACCAAACCGCTTGAAGTTCTTATCCCCTATCTCAAGGTTTTAACCAAGAGAAATGACTTAATTATTGAGCCGTTTGGCGGCAGCGGATCAACACTGATCGCTGCCGAGAAGATGAAACGTCGCTGCTATCTAATGGAGAAGTCGCCCGTCTATGCAGAGGTTATTCGGAACCGATGGGAAAAGCTAACCGGAGTTAAAGCGCACAAGGTTTTATGA
- a CDS encoding S24 family peptidase, giving the protein MTIHKTQLKLLELMKTHNLNGLSLRDIGELIGIKDKPHIIRHHLLQLKKRGLIYWDQSKKEIRKISKGIESDSGLVPIPILGAANCGPATLLAEQNIQGYLRISKRFLPRVTKNIFAIRAVGSSLNRADVDHKGMHIDDGDYVLIDSSYRNPQNKDYVLSVIDDVANIKKFIREKNKITLLSESTENIPPIYIHRDDNYMINGKVIQVIKKPKID; this is encoded by the coding sequence ATGACTATTCATAAAACACAACTTAAATTATTAGAATTAATGAAAACACACAATCTGAATGGCCTGTCTTTGCGTGATATTGGTGAGTTAATTGGGATAAAGGATAAACCCCATATAATTAGGCATCATCTTTTACAATTGAAGAAACGAGGACTCATCTATTGGGATCAATCAAAAAAAGAGATTAGAAAAATATCAAAGGGAATAGAGAGCGATAGCGGTTTAGTTCCCATTCCCATTCTTGGCGCGGCTAATTGTGGCCCGGCCACTCTTTTGGCTGAACAAAATATTCAAGGATATCTTAGGATATCAAAAAGATTTTTGCCTCGAGTTACAAAAAATATCTTTGCCATTAGAGCCGTTGGTTCATCTTTGAATAGGGCCGATGTTGATCACAAAGGAATGCATATTGATGATGGCGATTATGTTTTGATCGATAGTAGTTATCGAAACCCACAAAACAAAGATTATGTTTTATCTGTTATTGATGATGTTGCCAATATTAAGAAGTTTATCAGAGAGAAAAATAAAATAACTTTATTATCTGAATCAACAGAAAATATTCCACCCATCTATATACACCGTGATGATAATTATATGATTAACGGTAAGGTAATCCAAGTAATTAAGAAACCTAAAATAGATTAA
- a CDS encoding AAA family ATPase has product MSVSKVIIISGPPCTGKTTLAKKVASVFGLPIVSCDSIREILFDIFNCSNLVMFRKDREAGFAIMFNILKLLFTCNQNLIIDSTFWRREVRKELKKLQKQYKFKSLQINLKSSGIVLWDRYQERVASGHRHKGYLDHLRQRELRAKIIKGFSIPPKLKGKTIKVDTTDFTKVDYRGLIKKIKIFLAA; this is encoded by the coding sequence ATGTCTGTATCGAAGGTGATCATAATATCCGGACCCCCATGTACGGGGAAAACTACTTTAGCGAAAAAAGTAGCAAGCGTTTTTGGTTTGCCTATAGTTAGTTGTGACTCGATAAGGGAAATACTGTTTGATATATTTAATTGTTCTAATTTAGTGATGTTTAGAAAAGATCGAGAAGCCGGCTTTGCCATCATGTTTAATATTTTGAAATTACTTTTTACTTGCAACCAGAATTTAATAATTGATTCGACTTTTTGGAGAAGAGAGGTTAGGAAAGAATTAAAAAAATTACAGAAACAATATAAGTTTAAATCTTTACAAATCAATCTTAAGTCATCTGGCATTGTTCTTTGGGATAGATATCAAGAGAGGGTAGCGTCTGGCCATCGGCATAAGGGATATTTAGATCATTTAAGGCAAAGAGAATTAAGGGCTAAGATTATAAAAGGTTTTTCTATTCCGCCTAAATTGAAGGGCAAAACCATAAAAGTAGATACAACCGATTTTACCAAGGTTGATTATAGGGGGTTAATAAAGAAGATAAAAATTTTTTTAGCAGCATAG